From Providencia sp. R33, a single genomic window includes:
- the mutS gene encoding DNA mismatch repair protein MutS: MTDTQSFESHTPMMQQYLKLKAQHSDILLFYRMGDFYELFFDDAKKASQLLDISLTKRGQSAGQPIPMAGVPHHAAEGYLAKLVQMGESVAICEQIGDPATSKGPVERQVVRIVTPGTITDEALLNERQDNLLAAVWQDTQGYGFATLDITSGRFIISEISDEEALQAELQRTRPAELLYPEDFASMSLIEHNKGLRRRPLWEYELDTAKQQLGLQFGTKDLIGFGVENAHKALRAAGCLLQYVKDTQRTSLPHIRSIVMEKQNDNVILDAATRRNLEITQNLAGGTENTLASILDMCVTPMGSRMLKRWLHTPLRNIQVLNNRQQAISALQEQGFELQPFLRQIGDLERVLARLALRSARPRDLTRMRHAFQQYSDIHQILRQSSSPYLTELQSRIGQFDELQSLLETAIIDAPPVLVRDGGVIAPGYNSELDEWRALADGATDYLDRLEIREREKLGIDTLKVGYNAVHGYYIQVSRGQSHLTPIHYVRRQTLKNAERYIIPELKEYEDKVLTSKGKALAIEKALYDELFDMLLPHLAALQTSAEALSELDVLTNLAERAETLGYACPQLTEKAGIQITEGRHPVVEQVLSEPFISNPLSLSPQRRLLIITGPNMGGKSTYMRQTALITLLAYIGSFVPASKAVIGPIDRIFTRVGASDDLASGRSTFMVEMTETANILHNATEHSLVLMDEIGRGTSTYDGLSLAWACAENLVNKIKAMTLFATHYFELTTLPEKLEGAVNIHLDAIEHGDTIAFMHNVQEGAASKSYGLAVASLAGVPKDVIKRAKQKLKELEVISNNANSSHVDSAQLSFLTAEETEPSPVLVALEGIDPDKLTPRQALDWLYRLKDMDS; the protein is encoded by the coding sequence ATGACTGATACGCAAAGCTTCGAATCACACACACCTATGATGCAGCAGTATTTAAAACTAAAAGCACAACATTCAGACATACTGCTGTTTTACCGTATGGGGGATTTTTACGAACTCTTCTTTGATGATGCTAAAAAAGCCTCACAATTACTGGATATCTCCCTAACAAAACGCGGGCAATCAGCGGGTCAGCCTATTCCAATGGCGGGTGTGCCGCACCATGCAGCCGAGGGCTACCTCGCCAAACTTGTACAAATGGGAGAATCTGTCGCGATTTGCGAACAGATTGGTGACCCTGCGACAAGCAAAGGCCCCGTTGAACGCCAAGTAGTACGTATTGTCACACCAGGCACCATCACTGATGAAGCATTACTAAATGAACGCCAAGACAACCTGCTCGCCGCTGTCTGGCAAGATACCCAAGGCTACGGCTTTGCCACATTAGACATCACGTCTGGCCGCTTTATTATCAGCGAAATTTCTGATGAAGAAGCCCTACAAGCCGAATTACAACGTACCCGCCCTGCGGAGCTTCTATACCCTGAAGACTTCGCCAGTATGTCACTGATTGAGCACAATAAAGGCTTGCGCCGCCGTCCACTGTGGGAATATGAACTGGACACGGCAAAACAACAACTTGGCTTGCAATTTGGTACCAAAGATTTAATCGGTTTTGGTGTAGAAAATGCCCATAAAGCTCTACGCGCTGCGGGTTGTTTACTGCAATATGTCAAGGATACCCAACGCACCTCATTGCCGCATATTCGCAGTATTGTGATGGAAAAACAAAATGATAATGTCATTTTAGATGCCGCAACGCGCCGTAATCTAGAAATCACCCAAAACCTCGCGGGGGGGACTGAAAATACCCTAGCCTCTATTTTAGACATGTGTGTAACGCCGATGGGTAGCCGCATGTTAAAACGTTGGTTACATACCCCACTGCGCAATATTCAAGTGTTGAATAACCGCCAGCAAGCGATTAGTGCGTTGCAAGAGCAAGGTTTTGAATTACAACCTTTCTTGCGCCAAATTGGTGACTTAGAACGCGTTCTTGCCCGCCTTGCACTGCGTTCTGCCCGACCACGTGACTTAACCCGTATGCGACATGCATTTCAACAATATAGCGATATTCACCAGATCCTTAGGCAGTCCAGCAGCCCTTATTTAACAGAGCTGCAAAGCCGAATTGGCCAATTTGATGAGCTGCAAAGTTTGCTGGAAACCGCGATTATTGATGCCCCACCCGTATTAGTGCGTGATGGCGGCGTGATTGCACCGGGTTACAACAGCGAGCTCGATGAGTGGCGTGCATTGGCTGATGGCGCTACAGATTACCTCGACCGTTTAGAAATTCGTGAGCGTGAAAAGCTGGGTATCGATACCCTAAAAGTGGGTTATAACGCGGTTCATGGTTATTACATCCAAGTTAGCCGTGGCCAAAGCCACTTAACACCAATCCACTATGTACGCCGTCAAACCTTAAAAAATGCTGAGCGCTATATCATTCCTGAGCTCAAAGAGTATGAAGATAAAGTTCTAACTTCAAAAGGAAAAGCATTAGCCATCGAAAAAGCATTGTATGACGAACTATTTGATATGCTGCTTCCACATCTTGCTGCACTGCAAACCAGTGCAGAGGCATTATCAGAGCTTGATGTCTTAACCAACCTTGCTGAGCGCGCAGAAACATTAGGCTATGCTTGCCCGCAACTCACTGAAAAAGCAGGTATTCAAATTACCGAAGGCCGCCACCCAGTGGTTGAGCAAGTGCTCAGTGAGCCATTTATCTCCAACCCGCTTTCATTATCCCCACAGCGCCGCTTGTTGATCATAACTGGGCCAAATATGGGCGGTAAAAGTACCTATATGCGTCAAACTGCGCTGATCACTCTACTTGCCTATATCGGTAGTTTTGTGCCCGCTAGCAAAGCGGTTATTGGCCCGATTGACCGCATTTTTACCCGTGTAGGTGCTTCAGATGACCTTGCATCTGGTCGCTCAACATTCATGGTAGAAATGACCGAAACAGCTAATATTCTGCACAATGCGACCGAACATAGCTTAGTTTTAATGGATGAAATCGGTCGTGGTACCTCAACGTATGATGGACTTTCCCTTGCATGGGCGTGCGCTGAAAACTTAGTCAATAAAATCAAAGCAATGACATTGTTTGCCACCCATTATTTTGAATTGACAACCTTGCCTGAAAAACTGGAAGGTGCTGTGAATATTCACCTCGATGCCATTGAGCATGGTGATACCATCGCCTTTATGCACAATGTTCAAGAAGGTGCGGCGAGTAAAAGTTATGGTCTTGCTGTTGCCTCATTAGCTGGTGTACCAAAAGACGTGATTAAGCGTGCAAAGCAAAAGCTAAAAGAGTTAGAAGTCATCTCAAACAATGCTAACTCCAGCCATGTAGATAGCGCACAACTGAGCTTCTTAACGGCAGAAGAAACTGAGCCATCCCCAGTATTGGTCGCATTAGAAGGCATTGACCCAGACAAACTAACACCACGCCAAGCCCTTGATTGGCTGTATCGTTTAAAGGATATGGATAGCTAA
- the rpoS gene encoding RNA polymerase sigma factor RpoS, with protein sequence MSQSSLKVNELYNDLDESNLDDAFDESQFKEEDLVSEQEEEMDLLQNTSQRVLDATQIYLSEIGFSPLLTAEEEVFYSRRALRGDVASRQRMIESNLRLVVKISRRYNNRGLALLDLIEEGNLGLIRAVEKFDPEKGFRFSTYATWWIRQTIERAIMNQTRTIRLPIHIVKELNIYLRTARELAQKLDHEPSPEEIAEQLDKPVEDVSRMLRLNERITSVDTPIAGDSEKSLLEVLSDDNDSGPENTIQDNDLKDNIVKWLYELNPKQREVLARRFGLLGYEAETLEEVGREIGLTRERVRQIQVEGLRRLKDILHGEELTLESLFNM encoded by the coding sequence ATGAGCCAAAGTTCGCTGAAAGTTAACGAGTTATATAATGACCTTGACGAAAGCAATTTAGACGACGCTTTTGATGAGAGTCAGTTTAAAGAAGAAGATCTGGTTTCTGAACAGGAAGAAGAAATGGATTTACTCCAGAACACGAGCCAACGTGTTCTGGATGCTACCCAAATCTATCTAAGTGAAATTGGATTTTCACCACTCCTCACCGCTGAGGAAGAAGTTTTCTATTCTAGGCGTGCACTGCGTGGCGATGTTGCCTCACGTCAGCGCATGATAGAAAGTAACCTTCGCTTAGTTGTGAAAATATCTCGCCGTTATAATAACCGAGGTCTTGCTTTACTTGATCTGATCGAAGAGGGCAATCTTGGGTTGATTCGTGCTGTTGAGAAATTTGATCCAGAAAAAGGGTTCCGTTTTTCAACGTATGCGACGTGGTGGATCCGTCAAACGATCGAACGCGCTATTATGAATCAAACCCGAACAATTCGTCTTCCAATTCATATCGTTAAAGAACTCAATATTTACCTTCGTACTGCACGTGAATTAGCCCAGAAGTTGGACCATGAACCAAGCCCTGAAGAGATCGCTGAGCAGCTAGATAAACCTGTCGAAGACGTCAGCCGCATGTTGCGTTTAAATGAACGCATTACATCTGTTGATACTCCAATTGCAGGGGACTCAGAGAAATCTTTGCTTGAGGTATTGTCTGATGATAATGATTCAGGTCCGGAAAATACAATTCAAGACAACGACTTAAAAGATAATATCGTTAAGTGGTTATATGAATTGAACCCAAAACAAAGGGAGGTTTTAGCACGACGTTTTGGGCTTTTAGGTTATGAAGCAGAAACTCTTGAAGAGGTTGGGCGCGAAATTGGGCTCACTCGTGAACGAGTTCGTCAGATTCAGGTGGAAGGTTTAAGGCGATTAAAAGATATTTTACATGGTGAAGAGCTGACCTTAGAGTCGCTATTCAATATGTAG
- the nlpD gene encoding murein hydrolase activator NlpD, translating into MKIVSPISRIRWAVIFSFSGALLAGCSTPYHPAAPISSVNDSQSRQPVAQRTTSTAPSNTGMSTAMPSSRPNLSSNTNNQSVNRTSASVNTSSDGRIVYNRDYGSIPKGSYSGNSYTVQRGDTLFYIAYITGNDFRELASKNNIPEPYSLNVGQVINIGNTNVNSNTQLASNSSNSHQQPVDLRTTNEYPANSGGQTSGKMLPNNRKPATPVSTTTTANTTTAPTASTAASGTNNSSIKWRWPAEGKMIEGFSDAQGGNKGVDIAGSRGQSVLASAPGKVVYAGNALRGYGNLIIIKHNDDYLSAYAHNDTLLVRDQQDVTEGQKIATMGSTGTSSVRLHFEIRYKGKSVNPLRYLPQR; encoded by the coding sequence ATGAAAATTGTTAGCCCTATAAGCAGAATTCGATGGGCAGTCATCTTTTCATTTAGCGGAGCGTTATTGGCGGGTTGTTCTACGCCGTATCATCCAGCAGCACCTATTTCGAGTGTGAATGATAGCCAATCGCGTCAGCCAGTGGCTCAAAGGACGACATCTACTGCGCCAAGTAATACAGGGATGAGTACGGCAATGCCGTCATCACGCCCAAATTTATCAAGCAATACTAATAATCAGTCCGTAAACCGTACGTCAGCGTCTGTGAATACCAGCAGTGATGGGCGTATTGTTTACAACCGTGATTATGGCAGCATTCCAAAAGGCAGTTATAGCGGAAATAGCTATACCGTTCAGCGTGGTGACACGTTATTTTACATTGCATATATAACCGGTAATGATTTCCGTGAGTTAGCATCGAAAAACAATATCCCTGAACCATACAGCTTAAATGTTGGTCAGGTAATTAATATTGGTAACACAAATGTGAACTCGAACACGCAATTGGCGTCAAATTCATCAAATAGTCATCAGCAACCGGTTGATCTTCGAACAACTAATGAGTATCCTGCAAATAGTGGTGGCCAAACTTCCGGTAAGATGTTGCCGAATAATAGAAAACCTGCAACGCCAGTTTCTACGACAACAACGGCAAATACAACTACCGCACCAACTGCTTCTACGGCAGCAAGTGGCACAAATAATTCGTCAATTAAATGGCGTTGGCCTGCAGAAGGGAAAATGATTGAAGGTTTCTCTGATGCTCAAGGCGGGAACAAAGGGGTGGATATTGCCGGTTCCCGAGGTCAATCTGTGCTCGCTTCTGCGCCAGGAAAAGTCGTTTATGCAGGCAATGCACTGCGTGGATATGGAAATCTAATAATTATAAAACATAACGATGACTACTTGAGTGCTTATGCACACAACGATACGTTGCTTGTGCGCGATCAACAGGATGTTACTGAAGGTCAGAAAATAGCTACGATGGGTAGTACTGGCACAAGTTCAGTTAGACTACACTTTGAAATTCGTTACAAGGGAAAATCAGTAAACCCGTTGCGTTATTTACCGCAACGATAA
- a CDS encoding protein-L-isoaspartate(D-aspartate) O-methyltransferase, which produces MKTGLMKELLAQLRQQGIHDERLLDAISQVPRERFVDEALSHKAYDNIPLPIGHGQTISQPYIVAKMTALLSLTANDNVLEIGTGSGYQTAVLAHLAHHVFSVERVKSLQWTAKRRLKQLDLHNVSTRHGDGWEGWQSKGPFDAIIVTAAPTEIPTMLLGQMKDGGRMVLPVGDKEQSLKLITRRGNDYHANVIEKVRFVPLIAGELL; this is translated from the coding sequence ATGAAAACAGGGCTCATGAAAGAACTCTTGGCACAATTGCGCCAACAGGGAATTCACGATGAGCGCCTATTGGATGCCATTTCACAAGTTCCTCGTGAACGGTTTGTGGATGAAGCGCTCTCACATAAAGCCTACGATAATATCCCGTTACCAATCGGTCACGGGCAAACTATTTCACAGCCGTATATTGTCGCAAAAATGACGGCGTTACTGTCGTTAACAGCCAATGATAATGTTCTGGAAATTGGCACTGGTTCGGGGTATCAAACGGCAGTATTAGCGCATCTTGCGCACCATGTTTTTTCAGTTGAACGCGTTAAAAGCCTACAATGGACAGCTAAACGTCGGTTAAAACAGCTTGATCTGCATAATGTGTCTACGCGCCATGGTGACGGCTGGGAAGGGTGGCAATCCAAAGGCCCATTTGATGCGATTATTGTCACCGCAGCACCAACAGAAATCCCGACTATGTTATTAGGGCAAATGAAAGATGGCGGGCGCATGGTATTACCTGTCGGGGATAAAGAACAGTCGCTGAAGTTAATTACTCGACGAGGTAACGACTACCATGCCAATGTTATTGAAAAAGTGCGTTTTGTGCCACTTATTGCGGGTGAGCTACTTTAA
- the miaE gene encoding tRNA isopentenyl-2-thiomethyl-A-37 hydroxylase MiaE, giving the protein MDEYAALLAPIRQFLQCETPDEWVQKASQPENLPIILKDHLLCELKAAQSALFLIRKYAVDKDSAATLLEWFKPYEAFAYDRIGDVHTLRNKNQISKQILARKQSPYSQDLIDKMVLLIKEELHHFYQVLEIMHERNIPYDGITAGRYAKGLFSHIDPHDPKTLVDKLIIGAYIEARSCERFAKLAPYLDEQLANFYISLLRSEARHYQDYLQLAQLISKQDITDRVNYFGIIEAELISTPDDDFKFHSGVPIN; this is encoded by the coding sequence ATGGATGAGTATGCGGCGCTACTCGCGCCAATTCGGCAATTTTTACAGTGCGAAACCCCTGATGAATGGGTGCAAAAAGCCAGTCAGCCTGAAAACTTGCCGATTATCCTTAAAGACCACTTATTGTGTGAGTTAAAAGCCGCGCAAAGTGCCCTGTTTTTGATCCGCAAATATGCCGTGGATAAAGACAGCGCCGCCACATTACTTGAGTGGTTTAAGCCTTATGAGGCCTTTGCTTATGATAGGATTGGGGATGTTCATACCTTAAGAAATAAAAACCAAATATCCAAACAAATACTGGCACGTAAGCAATCACCTTACAGCCAAGATTTGATTGATAAAATGGTGCTGCTAATCAAAGAAGAGCTGCATCACTTTTACCAAGTATTGGAAATTATGCATGAGCGCAATATTCCTTATGATGGCATCACGGCAGGGCGCTATGCAAAAGGCTTATTTAGCCATATTGACCCACATGATCCTAAAACGTTAGTCGATAAACTGATTATTGGGGCTTATATTGAAGCGCGTTCTTGTGAACGATTTGCAAAGTTAGCGCCTTATTTAGATGAACAGCTGGCTAATTTCTATATTTCATTATTGCGGTCAGAAGCTCGGCATTACCAAGACTATTTACAGTTAGCTCAGTTAATTAGTAAACAAGATATTACTGATCGGGTTAATTATTTTGGAATTATTGAAGCTGAATTAATTTCAACACCTGATGATGATTTTAAATTTCATAGTGGTGTTCCCATTAATTAA
- the surE gene encoding 5'/3'-nucleotidase SurE: MLKILLSNDDGVNAPGIQTLAAALRQYYHVQVIAPDRNRSGASNALTLDRPLKIQTLSNGDLSVQEGTPTDCVYIGVNKVVRPRPDIVVSGINCGPNLGDDVIYSGTVAAATEGRHLGLPSIAVSLDGEVHYETAAKVTCDILAMLQKNPLRAGNILNINVPDIPYEELKGIKVTRCGSRHAASEVYNLEDPKGNMLYWLGPVGEIRDAGPGTDFEAVQNGYVSITPLQVDLTAYKAHTLVEEWLEKSGVTVK, encoded by the coding sequence ATGCTAAAGATTTTATTGAGTAATGACGATGGCGTAAATGCGCCAGGAATTCAAACTCTTGCGGCTGCGCTACGCCAATATTATCATGTTCAAGTGATTGCACCTGACCGCAATCGCAGTGGGGCATCTAATGCACTGACATTAGATAGGCCGCTAAAAATTCAAACATTAAGCAACGGTGACCTTTCTGTTCAAGAAGGGACACCAACTGACTGCGTATACATCGGTGTGAATAAAGTTGTTCGTCCGCGTCCGGATATTGTCGTGTCGGGGATCAACTGCGGCCCTAATTTGGGTGATGACGTGATCTATTCAGGCACCGTGGCAGCCGCAACGGAAGGCCGTCACTTAGGGTTACCTTCGATTGCGGTTTCGCTAGATGGTGAAGTCCATTATGAAACGGCGGCAAAAGTGACTTGCGACATTCTTGCTATGCTACAAAAGAACCCGTTACGTGCAGGGAATATCCTGAATATCAATGTGCCAGATATCCCTTATGAAGAACTCAAGGGCATCAAAGTTACGCGCTGTGGTAGCCGCCATGCTGCGTCAGAAGTGTATAACCTTGAAGATCCTAAAGGGAATATGCTTTACTGGTTAGGGCCTGTTGGCGAAATTCGCGATGCAGGGCCGGGGACCGATTTTGAAGCCGTCCAAAATGGTTATGTTTCTATCACACCATTACAGGTCGACTTAACGGCATATAAAGCGCATACGTTAGTCGAAGAGTGGTTGGAGAAATCAGGAGTGACAGTAAAATGA
- a CDS encoding host specificity factor TipJ family phage tail protein, translating into MTIRIYPSKLQGEPLETHEHGNTTLHEWLTKNVNGYRNEDKQPICIEVNGCMALPESWKTLNISTDSDIKIYPIPYGFEAATIGWIAVGIAVATAAYSIFMMQNIDVVGYSSSGNGDQLELNPAKANSAKLGDPIREVFGRYRIFPDYLVQPVSRFDKNDPRIYRTQMFLSVGRGNFSINAANIKIGNTPISSFGDDVSYSIYQQGVDISGDERSQNWYNSTEVGTTTAGTTGLDLSSSAPKSVSVNAEAVALSGNALTMINATSSDENAADDSTIPESWKEGSVITIEAPDNFTVKTEGGYSVIYGDMSELDPHMGRQITLVFNDNNYDLFVNSYTPRQPPVAGVGGSASTIESSESPQTYDFTLSPETFSISWKGADYYISLITDYVTMSGLINAISTQLVGSGLIAWDSSGRILITEESSPYSGSVIETSDLPISLFGSSPVITRGEASTGGSPAIDAHIKLAYNSANGTPFIGLPEGIQRISLGLKGNQYKITSIDGLTITVLRFTIEKDEAGNEITVIDTSWQGFRPRTLLDYSVTGVNDEYNWIGPFLACPDSETTDHLEMNIVFPAGLASYDKKGRRGSREVKVAVQYRAVNDESWTTKEFRYSRSTEDQIGFTEVFELPAQAQYEVRMRRVSDVGGGSTRDQCHWQALRARLKASPRSYEGITTIAVTVRTGNRLAAQSDRRINIIATRLYGNNASRSIKGALYHVLNSLGMDNTKIDGIAIDELHDTYWSPRNELFDWSSESSSDSALSVLQKICNAGMGYFLLSDGLASVGREGVKSWTGIISPQETTEDLQTAFSAPSQDDYDGVDVTYINGTTWAEETIQCRTESNLTPSKIENYTLDGVLSPDIAYRLGMRRLMKYRQQRLTFSTSTELDALCYNIGDRIVLTDDIPSSETMSCLIIDMEYDQQKITLQVNEPLDWGIDEPRCLIRLQDGSASKLLNPCQVDEFTLTIPYDDELSPESWVMNDPYIEPLRLIFCSSKRVGYDGIIQEISPSSDGTCQITAKEYKDSFYQYDDAEYSA; encoded by the coding sequence GTCGGAATTGCCGTGGCCACTGCAGCTTACTCCATCTTCATGATGCAAAACATTGATGTTGTCGGTTATTCATCTTCGGGTAATGGCGACCAATTAGAGCTTAATCCAGCAAAAGCAAATAGTGCAAAACTGGGTGATCCAATCCGTGAAGTATTTGGTCGTTATCGTATATTTCCAGATTATCTCGTGCAGCCTGTCAGTAGATTTGACAAGAACGACCCTAGAATTTATCGCACTCAAATGTTCCTGAGCGTGGGGCGCGGCAACTTTTCTATCAATGCCGCTAATATCAAAATCGGCAACACGCCTATTTCTTCTTTCGGTGATGATGTGAGCTATTCCATATATCAACAGGGGGTAGATATATCTGGCGATGAGCGCTCACAAAACTGGTACAACTCGACTGAAGTCGGGACGACAACAGCAGGAACAACAGGGCTAGATTTAAGCTCAAGCGCACCGAAAAGCGTCAGTGTTAATGCGGAGGCGGTTGCTCTGTCTGGAAATGCTTTAACTATGATTAATGCCACATCCAGCGATGAAAATGCTGCGGATGATTCAACAATACCTGAATCATGGAAAGAGGGGAGTGTCATAACTATAGAAGCACCTGACAATTTCACGGTTAAAACCGAGGGCGGTTATAGTGTTATTTATGGTGATATGAGTGAATTAGACCCTCATATGGGCAGACAAATCACCTTGGTTTTTAATGATAACAATTATGACTTATTTGTTAATAGCTATACTCCTCGCCAGCCTCCTGTAGCAGGTGTTGGCGGTTCTGCTTCAACGATTGAGTCTAGCGAATCACCGCAAACTTATGATTTTACATTGTCACCTGAAACGTTTTCTATTTCATGGAAGGGTGCTGATTACTACATATCTTTAATAACGGATTACGTCACAATGAGCGGTCTGATTAATGCGATATCCACTCAGCTTGTTGGTTCGGGTTTGATCGCTTGGGATAGCTCAGGGCGAATATTAATTACTGAGGAATCTAGTCCTTACTCCGGCAGCGTCATAGAAACCTCTGACTTACCAATTTCGCTATTTGGAAGTTCGCCCGTGATTACGCGAGGAGAGGCTTCCACCGGCGGCTCTCCGGCTATTGATGCACATATCAAGCTTGCATATAACAGCGCAAATGGAACGCCATTTATCGGCCTACCAGAAGGCATTCAGAGAATAAGTCTTGGGTTAAAGGGAAATCAATACAAAATTACGTCAATTGATGGACTTACCATTACAGTGCTGCGATTCACGATTGAAAAAGATGAGGCAGGTAATGAAATTACAGTGATCGATACTAGCTGGCAGGGGTTTAGACCTCGAACTCTTTTAGATTACAGTGTAACGGGCGTTAATGATGAATATAACTGGATAGGGCCATTCCTTGCTTGTCCTGACAGTGAAACAACTGACCATTTAGAAATGAATATTGTCTTTCCTGCGGGACTGGCTTCTTATGATAAAAAAGGTCGACGTGGTTCGCGAGAGGTTAAAGTGGCTGTTCAGTATCGAGCGGTCAATGATGAGAGCTGGACAACAAAAGAGTTTCGATACAGTCGGAGTACAGAAGACCAAATCGGATTTACTGAAGTGTTTGAACTTCCAGCGCAAGCACAGTATGAGGTTAGAATGCGGCGGGTATCTGACGTTGGCGGGGGTAGCACAAGAGACCAGTGTCACTGGCAAGCATTAAGGGCGCGATTGAAAGCTAGTCCGCGAAGTTATGAAGGGATAACGACAATAGCGGTAACAGTCAGAACAGGAAACCGCCTAGCAGCCCAATCAGACCGCCGAATAAACATTATCGCAACTCGGCTATATGGGAACAATGCATCGAGAAGTATCAAGGGTGCGCTTTACCATGTACTTAACAGCTTGGGGATGGATAACACTAAAATTGATGGAATAGCGATTGATGAATTGCACGATACATACTGGTCGCCTCGAAATGAATTATTTGACTGGTCATCAGAAAGTAGCAGCGATTCAGCGCTTAGTGTATTACAAAAAATTTGTAACGCAGGAATGGGGTATTTCTTATTATCAGACGGACTGGCTTCTGTTGGACGAGAGGGAGTTAAATCATGGACAGGTATTATTAGTCCGCAAGAAACGACAGAGGATTTACAGACTGCGTTTTCTGCACCATCGCAAGATGATTACGATGGGGTCGACGTGACTTATATTAATGGCACAACGTGGGCTGAAGAGACCATCCAGTGTCGAACTGAAAGTAATTTAACGCCTAGTAAAATTGAAAACTATACCCTTGATGGTGTTTTGAGTCCTGATATAGCCTACCGATTAGGTATGAGAAGGCTCATGAAGTATCGCCAACAGCGGTTAACGTTTTCAACATCAACAGAGCTAGATGCACTTTGCTACAACATCGGGGATAGAATTGTTTTAACAGATGATATTCCAAGTAGTGAAACAATGAGTTGCTTGATAATAGACATGGAGTATGACCAGCAGAAAATCACGTTGCAAGTCAATGAGCCACTTGATTGGGGAATCGATGAGCCTCGCTGCTTGATACGCCTCCAAGATGGCTCGGCATCAAAACTTTTAAATCCCTGCCAAGTCGATGAATTCACATTAACAATCCCGTATGACGATGAATTATCCCCTGAATCTTGGGTTATGAATGACCCGTATATTGAGCCGTTGAGGTTAATTTTCTGTTCATCAAAACGCGTTGGCTACGACGGCATTATCCAAGAAATATCACCAAGCTCAGATGGCACATGCCAAATAACAGCAAAAGAATACAAAGATAGTTTTTACCAATATGACGACGCTGAGTATTCAGCTTAA